tgcatttttttttttaccgtattacttttttaaaatagacgagctatagaaaataatacataagGTGAACAGGAACTTTGATCCCCTGTTTCTTCCAAAGGCAGTAacgacaataaatacatatatcacTTGAAGCTTGGAGTATTTGCACTTTGCAGCAATAGTACCCAAAGGGCTGCCTTTTGTAAACACCACAGTCACTGTAAGCACAGTGGGTACGTTTCCGGGGATGGTGAAACTGAAGTGCCTCTAATCGTGAAAGATGGCATTGAGCTGGGCACTCATGACTCGCTCATGATGTGAATGGCTATCGAAGGACATGATATTGTCTATAGGGATCTCGCAGCGAGGGGCAGCGGCACCCGAGAAGATTGATCCGTGGGTTTGGGCCCCTGCCAAGGTCGCTGCAGGATAGTGCATGGTAAAGGCATAATTTTTCTCAAACTCGGCGGACGGTTCGTGTTTGAAAGAGAAGTTGCCATTGATACTGAGCGGCGGGCTGAGGGGTCCGTCAAAGGAAGGGCTGGTGCAATCAGTCAGGGGGCTTTCAAAGAAGGGCTCTAGCGCAGCGCTGTAGGCGTGTGGCGGCGGCTTAACGTGGAAGACGTGGGAGCTGTCCATGGTACCGTAGGGCGGACTGGGCAGCCCTGGCGACTGATAAGAGTAGGGGTGCACAGGGAAGGAAGCGCTGGCGGTAGGCAGGTGCGGAGGCATGTCCTGGTTCTGCTCAGGCAGAAAAGTCCGAGGATTAAGCTGCAGACAGCCGGCAACCAGGTTGGTGGTGGGCTGGGATAAGCCCTTGCAGAGAGTCTGTACGAAGGAGACCAGATCAGGGCTTTTGCCTGAACGCAGGATCTCCGACAGAGCCCAGATGTAGTTCTTGGCCAGGCGCAGCGTCTCGATTTTGGACAGCTTCTGCGTCTTGGAATAGCAGGGCACCACCTTGCGCAGGTTGTCCAGAGCCGCGTTTAGCCCGTGCATGCGATTCCGTTCCCGGGCGTTGGCCTTCATGCGCCTTAGCTTAAAACGCTCAAGGCGTGCCTTGgtcatcttcttctttttgggGCCCCGTCTCTTGGGCTTTTGATcgtcatcctcctcttcctcttcttcctcctcttccagaTCCTCGTCTTcgtcctcttcctctcccccgtTCCTCAGTGAGTCCTCTTCCGCGTTCATGGCTTCGAGGTCGTCCTCTTTCTTGTCTGCCTCGTGCTCCTCGTCCTGAGAACTGAGACATTCGTCTGTCCAGCTGGGAGGACCCTGGGGCTGAGGCTCGCCCATCAGCCCGCTCTCGCTGTATGATTTGGTCATGTTTCGGTTTCCTACATTCAACAGGGgggagagaggaacagaaagaaaaggagaaaaacgcGACATTCAAAAACTACCTATGCCTTCAGCTCCCACTCCCTAACCTCGTAGAAATGCACGTGAAGAGAAGTTCCAGCTCATTACAAAATGGATGCCCCTAAGAAAAAGTTAAATGCTGTGTTTTATAATGGCGTGTGTGTGCCCCGCTGACACATAGGAgacagggcagggctggaggtgagggagagagtaaatatgtgtatatgtacactgCTGTGTGTATGTTTCCTAGTGATTGGTGAAAGTGTGTTTATGGTGATTATGTGGCAGAATAATATGCGTGAAAAtgagcatacattttttttcccctactacTTCACGTTTATCTGCATGAGTTCAAAGTCACAACTCCacaaaaaatgagtttgaaaatcGCAATTTTGTTTGTTCCCTTCTCTGCCCTGGCTTCTTGTATTTAGCGATTACAGTTGAAGAGCCATTACGTAATTTACTAACGGTGGCAGTGATTTTTAAGAAGATTATACTAACCGGAGATTGAAGGGCAAATGCATGGCGGAGAAAAAGTAGTTTCCACCAAATTATTTCACCATCAACGAAACATTTGGCAACAAAAGTGGGCAGGGGTCTTCCATCCCACCCTCGCCTTTCTTTTCTCGCCTCCCACCGCTGTCCCTCTGCTGAATTTCCACCTTGTACAAAAGCGCTAGCTAcatggccagggctgggggcacagCGCAGAGCACCCTTCCACGCGCTTGGGATCAGGTGCGGAAGGCTCCTCTCTAATAAACAGCCCATTGAAAGGGCCGCCCGCTCTTTATTGGGGCTTTTCAAACTTCGCCTCAaacctctcttttaaaaattgagtaatTATAATGGTCAGCGATTGGCAATAGAGAAGTTGCCGcttctaataaagaaaataaaaagcctttagTGAGACAACTGAATTTCTGGCTCCTGCAGTGGCTGCTGGGGACTTGGCTGCCTCTGGAGCAGTAACAGGTAGCCGAGTTGGTTCCTCTCTCGTTCTCcacattctccccccccccaactaaaTTATCTGTCAACGGGATTATTTTCCGGGGGGTGTATACTCCGGGTATCAAATGTCCCTTTTATTCACTGAAAAAGTAACTTGGCACTTCCAGTGTGCAtaaaatacatgcacacaaaacaaatcttggtaacagggcttttcttttttctttttccttactgGAAGAAGTGAGAAAGTTATTTGCTTTCATGACTTTGAAATCACCACTAGCAAATAATCACAGTTActgtgcattattttaaaaatccaaagatACTCCTATAATTTCCCTCCCTCAAAACCAAAacactaaaacatttttttttttaattaaaaagcctGCGGTGGGTATTTGAGCGACGCGAGGCAAAATGTGTGCGTATTTGCCTGCAATCATGGGGAGGAATGCCTGTTTCAATACACATACACACGCTCGCAAACGCACACGCTCAGAATATGTGTAGGTACATCCGGTTTCAATTACTGCTTTTATTCCCAGGCAAAAATGAAAGAAGTGTAATTACCTGCAGTTGTTAGTAGGTCCTGAGCAGTGATGGTCTCATAACCCTGGGGCCTCCGGATGCTGTGCCTTCTGCGTGGGGCGAATTCCTCGTGTCCCGGCCGCCCGGGCTCTCAGGTTATATAGCGGGGTTGGTGATGCTGAGCGCAGGCGGGGCGGGGAGCCGAGCGGCTAGCAGGTCCTTGCGCCCGGCGTCTGCGCACGCGTCCAGGCTGAGCGCTCCCTTCCGCTCTCCCCCACCGCCCACCCCTTCAGCCTtgctcctctcccaccctcctccgaCTCCAGCTCCCCTCGCCCCCACCTCTACCCCCGccccatctccttcctccccGGCATGCGCCATATGGTCTTCCCGGTCCAGCCAGGAGCCGGGACCACGTGACCTGCCCATTTGTATGCCGCGGAGCGCTCCATTCCGGCCCCTTTgtggccagaagaaagtggcccATCTGTCGCCAGTTAGAGACTCCGCGGACCTGTTTTTACCCGCAGGAGAGATTAACCCTTTCAGGcggcagaagggagagggggcaagggggaggggaatTGAGGGAAGGGAGCGGGAAAGCTAACGTTGACTGGGTTTAGATTAGAGTGAGTGGCCCGCGTTGGGGCGGGAAGTAGGGCGGAGGTGAAAGAGGCAGAAGCCTGGAGACTGAGGCGTGCAGTGAAGCGTCCTGACTCCGTTGGATGCCTCGTCCAGGCTTTGGTCTCCAGAGCACCAAGACTTTCTGCCCTCTCTGAGTTGTCCATCTCTGGGTTTCCTCCTCTTGGCAGACGCTTTGCTTATTGGCACCAAAGGGTGGCTTCTCCTCATCTCCACCAAACCCTCAAGAAAACATACACGCCATGTAAAAATGGCTTCATCTGTAAACTCAGCTTTGATGCTAGTCCTCTAGCCTCCTTAATTGTATAACCCACTCCCACCCTCCACAGCATAGAAAGTTTGTACCTGTCACTCTACCCCACCATACATAATGCAACTCGCTGTGCCCCCACGTTCAGCTACCTCTGTCCCTGGAGACTTCCCCACAGAGGTCCTGGTCCTCAGCGCCAGCTAGTCCTGCTCCTTCGGCCTCAAGAGCTCTCTCTGTGAAAGCTGGGGGACTCCTCTGATGCTTGGATTCTGCCTTTTTGCCAAGGCCATTGGATTGTTGCAAAGGATGCCCTCATCGGATGCACCTTGTTCCTTGCCACAGGCTGGCACTCCACACTCCACACTCTCAGGCCTGTAAGTAGGTACTTGGTTCAGACAAGCCTTCTCAAAGGGAGGATGCAAAGGGCCTATGCTAAATGAGTCTTTTTGCTCCTCTTTCAAGAAAGGCCTTTAGCACAACTCTGGAAGAGGTTGATGGCCATGACTCTTCCAGACCTCAAAGATGCTGACTTCACGCGACCTCCACCTTGCACATCAAGCAAAGATCATGAGATTCCCGACTAATTCTGAAGGAACTATATTTGTGTTTGAATggtgattatttattcattcctacCAAGGCAGGTTTTAGTTATATATCCCatcttttccattccttctccacCAGCTTCGTCTCTAATCCATTAACTAACACCCTATCCCTCCCAGACAGGTAGCCCCTTCAAATGAATGTGTCCAACTTGGATTGTTTATTTAAAGGCAATTGCTCTAAAAGCCCCTTGAGTTTGCAAACAGTGTCAGGGTTGAGTGGCTGAAGCTAGGTGCCTCTGGGAACTGGAGGGGCGATGCagtggagaggggaagagggtccTAAGGAGATCATTGGTGTCTAGAAGGTGGCAATGGCAGCCTTCCCGTCCAGCGCAAATCTGAAAGGGGAATAAAGGGGTGGACACCCTGACCTGCTGCAGAAAGCATGACATGAATTATGCTAGGTTTTCAAGAGCAGAGCTGTAAGGAGTTTTTGCTTTTCTGCGTTCAAACTGAAGGGGCCTCGAAGTTAAGGCGGGTCCACAACTCGCAGGTCTGAGGACACTTGCTGCAGGGCTGGACCAAGGGCCCCCCAGTCTCCCGGCAGCTGCCCCACAAGCTAGCCCACTGTGCGACGGGGATGTGCATCTGGTGCCCTGGCTCTCCTTTCTCAGTCTTAGACGAGCTTCAGGGGAAATGTTAGGGGCGAATGGAAGAGATTGGCTCAAGCTGTCCAAAGACCCGGGGATGACCTGGGGGATCCTTCCTCCCCCCCGGGAAGCGAAAACTTCCTCAGTTTGCGACATCCTGTGGAATACAGATTTTTGGTGGAACCAGATGTTCCAGGGCAGAAAAGGACCGGGTGTTTGGCCATCCGAGACTCAAATGCGCAAAGTGCAGAAATTAGTAGACCCGtcccttctctttcaaataaattcacCCCTAATCCGAGTGTCCGTCGTTCTCCCAGGCCTGGGATTTGTACAAAGAAAAGACCACTCCGGGATGTTCCAGAGACCTGGCGAGGTTCGGTCTCACTGTGGTTCTTAATGAGCCTCACGGCCAACAGAGCTTGGGTGCAAACCCTCCTCTGCGCGGAGAATGTCAATCCCCCAGCAAGGGAATCTTGGCGCCGAGAGAGAACCCAAGCTGGACCTCCCCGAGGCGGCAGACTAGTAGTCAGGCCCGGAGGGGAGAAGTGCAGACTAGACCTAGATTGAGGTGCTTTTTGTTGAGAGGAGACAGGGCGAGAAAGTGGGGCCAGAGTACAGTGGTGGCGGTAACGCTGGAAGAGTATGGAGTGCGGGCGCTGTGGGGCTCAGTAGAAGGCACAGTCGCCGCCCCCCtctccttatttttctctccctctttggaCTTTGTTTCGACAGTTGAACACTTTTCCCCTCCCGATTGCCTAAATTCTcgccctttccctctgcccgcgCTGCCAAGTTAGCGTTACTCCTCCGGCTCCTGTCCCCACTGGGCGCTGCTGGCTGCTGAGCGGCACGCGAACCGCACGCGCGGGTAACAAAAGCGGCTTTCATGACTCACTGCCCTCGAGCAATGCCCCAAATCTGTCGCCCCCCGGGTCCCCGCTTGGAGCGCGCGGCGCGGGCCGGGCGGTCCCGGCCGTTAAAGCGGCAGCAGGAGCGCCGGCGGGAAGGGGAGCGGGAGGAGGCGTGTGGCccgggtggggagaggggagtgttGGCCTGGGCGGGGAGAATGGCGCGGGGGGCGAGGGGCGGGGTTGGCGCCTGGGCAGAGGGCGGGGGGAGGCGAGATGGAGGCGTGTGGTCGGGACGTAGGGAGCGGGAAGCGTGTAGCTGGCggtgcgggtgggggtggggtgttcGACGCATTCACCGGGCCTAGATAAAGAGCAGGGGCAGGGCCGGCGTCCCCGGCGGTGACCTGTTTCTCGCGGAAACAGATGCTTGCTCTTGCAAAGGGAGGCTTGCGCTCAATGAAAGAATCAAGTGTAGCCCGGGTGGCCCCACCGACCTCGAGCGGGGCCCGcgtcctctccctgcccctcccaggaggGGGGTGTCCTGGCCTCATCCTCTTTCAGAAGCGGGAGGTGGTGGGAGACTTCGGGGCGGGCGAGTCCGTAGGGCGCTGGGGCCGAAGAAGCCTAGGGCCGGAAAGCTGTAGGTAGGTCTTTCCTAGGCCCGGCAGCTCAGAGGCCTTTGGGAAGCCAGAGGGGAATGGTATGGGTTTCCCCCAGATCGCCGGCGCGGCGCCAGGTTTTCGCCTACGCCCCCGGGGAGGCCACTGGGCGCCCAGGTCCTGGCCAGAGGCTGGAGCTGCCCGGGCTCGACAGCCAGCCGGCAGGGGGAAAGCCGGGAGCAAGAGAGAAGCTATTAAAATGCCTCGCCGTCGCCCCGAGCGCAAAACCCGTCCTCCCTAAATCTCCTGGGCTTGCGGCATAATCTTAATTAAGATAATTGATTCATATTGCACCTGCGAGAACgggaaaaaaaattgattccAACCCCCAGCCCCACAAATCGCTTAGAGCTATTGGATGGAGCACAACGCGGCTGTGATTTGGGAAGTGATTTAGTACCACCGGGCTTCCCAGCTCGGCCTTCCtgtgctcttttatttattatttacgtTCCCgtaggggcctgggtggctcccctTACGGCGCCTACAGGGTTCAGAGGGACCTTGTCTCTGATGCTCGGTCAGAAGTGAGGGGCTTTCCTTAAACCATCCAATACGCATATCCACAATGTAAAATCAACACAGCTCTGAGCATTATGGCAGGCGTAGGTCACCCACATGATTGCCCAAGGCCTCGTGCGTTAGATGCGCTAGGTGTGTGAATGTACTTAAGTGTACAAGTGTGTGTGAATCTGAATATGAGTGTATAAGAGTGTGAGATTGTGTGAATGGGAGTGGGTACATGGATGTATGAGCGTATGTGATTGTATGTGAATGTGGGAGTGTGTGGATGTGTCTTTGATTTGTgtcagtgagtgtgtgtgttgggttaTGTGAGttaagtgtgtgtgcatgagtctGTGTTCGTGGGCGCTCCGGTTCTCAGGTGGGGAGAGTAAACAGGGCGCGCGTCTGTTTCGTGCGCCTTGAGCAACAGCTTGAGGTCTAAAGGGGACCGCGGGGCTGGGTAACTGACAAGCGCCCCGTGTTTGCCAACCTTCGCCTTAACCGAAAGCAACAAGCAAACAACAAGCCCCGGTAACTGAGTGCTGCTGCCGGACCGAGAGCAGAGAAACACGGACGACGCCTAAGCATCCCCTGAACAATGGCTGCtgcggggttgggggaggagaccCGGCAAGTTCCTGGATTGCACAGAAGCCAGGCGAGCCAGGTTTAGAGCCCCAGGCAGCTTGTAGGAAAAATAGTTTCCTCAAGGTATCAGCACCGTGGACAATTCCCACTTCGCCGGCTTTGAAATACGCAGTACTAAGATTCAAAAAAACCCCCTTCCAGCagcttttgctttttcctatttGCCTTCTTTCGCAAAACCATTGACCACCACATGTGAACTTTTAATGAGAGAGCCCTGTAAATCTGCATTTAATTAGCCACTTCTTTTCAGAATAAGTTTCCTGGAAAACTAGATATCCAGGTTTAGGGGTGAGGGAAGGGCTTAAATTATCGTTTGAGCTGGCAAGCCTGAAACAAAGAAATGATATATTGAATAACTTTCGGAAAGATGGTTGCACTTGTTTGCCACACAGCACCAAGATCAAAATGAACTCTTATTTGCTGTgcacagaaataataaaacatctaaaaatattttttaattttgcttttgttgtatGGAGTGTACATTTTATTGATGACATAAATCTTTTTCATCACCATCACCCTTTCAACTCTCAAGTTATTTCATGTTATAAACAATTTCTATTAAATTAATGGGGAAATAAGCCAACTGAAGTTAAATGGCATTATTTGCTCAGATTTGGTGAGCCACATTATCTAAATACTGGATTTAGAATATTGCATCTTAATACACATGATATCCACAATATACTGGGAAAAGTCTAGTAGAGATGTGACTCAAAAGAACAAGCACCTTTGGTGATTCCAGCATCTTAGAAACATATgccacacacccctccccctgTTATTGATGTAATTTTTAGATGTCATTATTAGCAATTAGAATccttattaaatattattcagactttactgaaatggaaatatataattatttttgattcAAGAATTTACACCTAGAGTCGcactttctttaaataaaatgttttcttttttctttaacaaatatattttcaccTGAATTAAATATTGATAATTTGACCTTTTATGTCTTTAACTACTCAAAGGGGGGAAATCCAAATGTAGATCTTGGAGTTTGGCCCTGGTGGGTCTTTCTGCTTGAGTAGGCACTGAGATTAAAGGAGTCAAACTTCCTCTTTCACTGCTCTCTCTTTGCACTAATTGCTTATGCAAAAAATGCAGATTTGTATTAATTAGTAACTCCGCTGATTAGTTCTGTGGTATTTTCACATAATAAATCATGCTGCAGACATGAATTTTGGCACATCACCCAGTAGTGGCTCAGGCTGCAATACagatttcatattaaaataaaatctctgactAAATCTACCTTTTTGATGCAGGTACTGTGAGCAGCCACCTGCTGAGAGCACCTGCCATGGGAAATTACTTTTATTCAGTGACAAGCCACTTTTGGAGCCCAAACAGGACAATCTGATTATGAAGTTAGGCTCTAATAATAAGCAGATAAATACTTAAACACATAGATACATACCTAAGTAACACAAATGTGCCTAAGCTCTACgcattttacaaataatgatgTTATAACAGGATCTACTTGTAATGggactagattttaaaaatgacttcccAGGTTATGGAGAAATACCTCAGTCTATTTTCCTCCTGTGAGATCTTTGCTCCTTTGTGAGATGATCTGATGATCTGAGACTTTTATCACTCATACTCATTGACTTATTCTTTCACTAAGCAGGCAACCTGGCTCTACAAGAAAAAAGAGGGAGCAGAAAAGTATCAGGGAGAGGAGTATGAATGCTGAGAATTATCTCAAAGAGAATTGGCCACCCCTACGATCCTGATATATGATGAGAACCTGTGAGGTGAGGCATCCATAGCTGCCTGATGTAAGACAAATTCTTTTCTACCCATTGGTAACTATATGAGCTTCTACAtaactttctcctttccttgaCAACTGTTTAATTTGATGAGGCAGATTACAGCCAATATTGCCAAGATTATAAATTAGACCCTGGTGTCTGCTGTGCCCTCCACCAACCCTTTACATGTTTCTGTTTTCTAGCCACTGGTGACACCTTTCCAAGTCCCCTCAGGTGCTCTAAGCACCTTTATACTCTTTCTGGTCCATGCTTAGTGTTGAAAGGAATCTGTAAGTTCATGCATCTtaagaggttgagagagagagtgagatgtTACTTAATTTTATGCCTTTACCTACAGCACTTGAGAAGTAACAAggcacagaagaaaaaatgagtaCTTGATATTGACATTCAGAGATGAATAAAGCCTAAGGGAGTTATATTTTGGATGGAGGCTGGAGCATCATGCTCTGCTGCAGTTGTATTATGCAGATTACAATCTCTCTGCCTACCTTTGAGACAGGTCCTGAGGTGGTGGCATATGTGGCTAGGGATTGAGGAGGGTCCAGCCTCTAGGGAGGCTCTCTCTCTAACCATCATTTACTGAAACTTTCAGATGCTTTGATGGTTCAAGGAGAAAGCCATGCATCTTGTAGACTTTTCATCTATTTATCTTAGATGTGGAGAACTTTTtttaaggaactaaaaaaattaagctgAGAGAGGAATATATGATTTAAAGCAGCCCTCTATTAAATCAAAtacggcttttttttttcctcctttgcatTCACTCCTGTATCCTACCTCATATGGCTTGACATGGAAAAGATTGATCATCTCTAATGGGGGGATAGGAGGAGTCCTATCTTTTCACGTTGGTTCATAATGCTGGGATATAGAGGCTATGTAGAGAGCCAGGATGGGTCATAAGCAAAGACTCTAAAGTAGCTTCAGTTTATTTTTGGAGAGCTTGTCTCTGTATTCCCCTGCTTTCAGAAACTGCCTGCTTCACTGagtaataaatgtattttgcaaTCTATATCAAGTGccactatgtgctaagcactgtgctTCTAGGTGCTAGGCATACATGGAAACAGACATTAGTCTGCTTTTTCAAAGCTTTCTATCTAGTGAAAGAGATAGAATTTAATAAGATTCACTCACAAGAGAGTATGCACCCATCTGACTTGAGATAAgtgcaggaaaggaaaataaaacccacCAGTCCATAAGCCTGAGGACAAGGGAACCTGGCAAAAGACTAATGTGGGAGAGCTTCCCACTAGCAGAGCTGAGGCAATGAGAATGGTGTTACCCAGTGAAGGTGGCTGGTCtagggaagagtgttccaggcaggggGAAGAATATATGTGAAGGACCAGAGGCAAGAGCAGGGTGGGAAGTTTAAGAACCTAAAAACATTCACTGTAGCACTAAGAAGAGGAGGGATATTGGTAAGAGGTGAGGTAGCAAAAAGGAAGACAGGTCCCAGAACCTGCTTTCCATTGAAGAGCTTTGAGCTGTTGGGAGCAGTATGAATGAGACTTGAGTAAGATTTACATTTTTAGAAGATCATTTTAACCAGTTTAGAAATCTGATTGCATAGAGGGTGGGTTGGGTAAAAGGAGGCTATTGCAGCTTTCCTAGCTGAAGATGGTGGTACTCGAATTAGGTTGGTTGCAGAGGAAATTAGAGAGCATATTTCAATAGACTTAGAAAGACTACCCTTAAGCCACAGCCTAGTTTCACACAAATTACCCAATGGCCACCAAACACCATGATTCTTTACAACCTTGTAGGAATATTGTTGGCTTCCTCAGAAGTAACTCTCTGActttaatttaattcaataagAACTTATAAACCCATTAAAAAACTACAATCTAAGAGTAATGCCTACTTTGCAAAGCAGGTAATAGAACAACAACACACATTTAATGGGCACTTAAGACATTTCAGGTGCACTGAGTTAATAACTATGATATTCTCATTTGACAGTTGAGAAAAATTGACTAGGTCAGGTAATATGCCCAATGTCAGGTCTACTTAACTCCAAAGCTTGTACGTTTTAGCTACTACATTGTACCAATAAAAGGAGATGACTAAGACTTATTTATATGTTGtgtaaatgcacacacacactttaatttTGCTTCAAATAGTTTTAAGCTTGATGTTAATCATTCAATTCatctaaaaataacattaataaataCAACTGTACTATAAATTGCTGAGTCTTTCTAGAAATAAGAATGGGGGAATGATAACCAGTAATTTAGTCAGTTACATTCATCCAGGTTTTATAGTGAACTAATAAGAATTGATCAAGTTGGGGGAAATCATACAGATAAGTTGTTCTACATCATAGGACTATCCATTCTCATTGAAAGCTCTTTATTCAAGAATTTcactaaaatttgtttttcttgaagtgCTCAAATTGTTTTGACTCTGGCCATACCTAGTTCAAAACAAGCAATCCTTGTTTAACATGCTCCTACTTTAGCCTTTAATAAAGAatcaaagatttttgtttttatttggaaaaactgTCTTATTTAATTGCAACTCAGTCCTTGTTCCTTAGCAAACTCATTGCCTAAAGGAGTGTACTTTCacctggagatggggagagggcaaAGGGAAAGGCTGTAACTGGCATCTCTTATTAACATAATTAATTTATTGATGATCTTCTTAGCttctaaacatgaaaatattccaaaagtcAATAACACATGTGTTTCAATTTGGGTGGCTGACGAGCTACATCAAATGCATagtttaaaagcagaaaaatgaagttccatttttccttctctcaagaAAGTCATTGTCAGTTTTCTGGAAACCATGTAGTAAAAGTTGTCTATTTCAGAAAGCGCACTGGATGTGGTCTTTGGGGTTATTTATACATTAAATGTTAGTATTTCTTAgttttacatacacacatatactcacTGATATCCTCTGTCTGCTCCCTTCTTCACACACTTATGTGCATGTGTCATCTTGGAACCTTTTTCCCACTTAGCCCCTGATCTGGTCAGTAAAGCCTTACCTTCTCTCAATTCCCATATAACTTTTCTGGTTATCCTCGAGTGTCTGAATAAACCACCAGTTTAGGAAAAATTTTGCCTAATTATAGTACATAATCTAggggaatttattcatttttttaatatttataattgaaCTGGCAAATTATTTGTTTTCCATGCAATAGAATTCTTTCATTGACAATAGccaaatatgttatttttctatttgaagaTTATAAACCTATGCTCATAAATACTTCAATATTAGTTTTAACAATTGGATTTTGACAGTTGTGGCtgctttaatttcttattttttattaattattatttttattacaaaccACTGTGTATAATCAAACGTCAGTATTAGTACACGAGGAAAAGATTCCTATAAACCATTAGTTTTGAAGCAATGTACTCTGAGGTGTACCAGGGTCCATGAGAACAGAAAGGAGGGCTACTTAAGAATCCTGacaaatagggtgcctgggtggctcagttggttgggcgactgccttcagctcaggtcatgatcccacggtcctgggatcgagtcccgcatcgggctccctgctctgcggggagcctgcttctccctctcccactccccctgcttgtgttccctctctcgctgtgtctctctctgtcaaataaataaataaaatctttaaaaaaaaaaaagaatcctgacaAATACAGCCCAGATTAACAAAAGTATTCAGCTGACCCATAGATACATGAGAAATAATCTTTTGCTTCTTTAATttactaagttttggggtagtttgcCATGCAGCAACAGTTAAATGATACactactatgaaaaaaaaatgcaattgctTCCAGATAGCTCGGGGATTTGGATGTTTTGATTAATCAAAATTATCTGTTCAGGTGAGACTTTCCATCAATATCCCACACTTACAAGTATTTCAAGAATTTTGAAACTGTAGCTACAcctcataataaatattaaactaGTA
Above is a window of Neomonachus schauinslandi chromosome 3, ASM220157v2, whole genome shotgun sequence DNA encoding:
- the NEUROD1 gene encoding neurogenic differentiation factor 1, producing the protein MTKSYSESGLMGEPQPQGPPSWTDECLSSQDEEHEADKKEDDLEAMNAEEDSLRNGGEEEDEDEDLEEEEEEEEEDDDQKPKRRGPKKKKMTKARLERFKLRRMKANARERNRMHGLNAALDNLRKVVPCYSKTQKLSKIETLRLAKNYIWALSEILRSGKSPDLVSFVQTLCKGLSQPTTNLVAGCLQLNPRTFLPEQNQDMPPHLPTASASFPVHPYSYQSPGLPSPPYGTMDSSHVFHVKPPPHAYSAALEPFFESPLTDCTSPSFDGPLSPPLSINGNFSFKHEPSAEFEKNYAFTMHYPAATLAGAQTHGSIFSGAAAPRCEIPIDNIMSFDSHSHHERVMSAQLNAIFHD